The genome window agttttaggcggatcgtgtacgttatgtaaaaattgaagattcaatttttttttgacgtgacttattgtagatttgccgcagatggcattaactaaaaatgtacaaaatacgaacaaaatcacgtgacactcAAGTTacggaaaaaaaacaaacttatcgattttaacaaaatgtatttagtactacttagaaaaggttcagtacgatctactctgaaccggcatgcgtgtatgaaacgattgatgaatgtggaggaagcaagagaagtgtgtcagggtcacattaacttttttgacaaattacaccgtaaggctcattaaatgtcaaatatgatactgcgacagggttctaaagtgggtacatgatattgctcatgactgtacacaccatctaattttgttttaagttatacctatcgtTTTATTATTCACTGAAACAGAAAGGGACGAaaaatcgacaggtataaaatttatagaacacgtCACTTTTacgcagaaatttaaaacaaccctctaaaaattttacatccgccaATAGGTAACctgacaaaattaagttgacagcacacgtcaaacggtttgcgtaccagcgagatacctatttcatTCGCCCAGGTAATTCATTAattcactcattctttttaaaattaacagctgtcaatcgtcCATCCCTTTCCATgtcgtcggataagaaaatgacaggtataacttaaaataaaattaggtgtgtaagtacaggaattagcaccgataTGTAAAAACATCACACAATTTGCAAAAGTCATATACACAGATCCAAGAAAGCGCCAAACTGGCTGTGTGTGAAGCAAGCACTAGCCATTTAAAATATAACTACTCAGGATGCCGATTATACGTGACACTAGGAAACCTTACTAACCTGCATCTAAGCTGCGAGGTATTTCGAAAATTCAACACTGTTAATGGCCGATAGCTAATCTCAGATAATTACATACTTCACTCGTACAACGATCCGGTGATTAAACCAATTACCACTAGATTGCTTTTAATCACTGCACTTCTTGTAGAAAGCCCTTCGTTGCTCCACGGAACTGGAAATACTTACATTGTTGCTTGTAAAAATAGAATACTTGGGTctatattaaaatccataattgaaaatgcctatattgaaaatccgtaattatttaaacacataagtaatcattaaaatccataactttaaaatatatatatttgaaaagtatatctttaatatacataatggtgctaattcctgtaaacaccatctaatattattttaagttatatctgtcattttcttatccgccgaaaaggaaagggacgggtaatcgacaagcataaaatttatggaacacacgtcaattttaagcacaaatctaaaacaaccgtctaaaaattcgcccgggttattcatttatttactcattcttcctaaaattaagagctgtcaatcatccgtccctttccttttcggcggataagaaaatgacaggtataacttaaagtaaaattaagagatgtctgcaggaatcggggccaatgtcaatataaataacgattaaaaatatatataattaacatCCTTAATTTTAATACCCATAAAAGTTGAAACCCATACtcttaacataataataaatggttgcTTTCCAGTACAAAAGAAACGAAAATACACTGAAAGatcagataaaataaataatattatacgtcACAAAAAttagtacctaaataaaactgaatttttaACAGCTATTGCTGCGaacttaaaattattgtaaGCCTCATTTATGATTTATCAGTtcgatgtaaaataaataatattttttaatgattttttttaaataaatgttgattTTACCATTACCACTCTTTCAATTCattcatacctacctattacagTAAAATCTTTAATGCTATGCTCTGTCCAGAGACAGGTATTAACTACAAATGTTAATATTATGGATTCGcagatttattgctttttatgctatgaattttaaaattatggattttcattaatatgcttaataatgatatatatttttatgttattcattcTAATGGGTATGCAAATTACAGTTATGTCAAGTCTTTTATGGATTTTCAATAtagggttattaattttatgcaaCTTAAGGGACACCcagaatacttacatacacaacACACGTGCCCGTACCTAATACCTACATGgtccttgcagggcgtcacatgtaccttcttactatgttccaccttaattatgtttgtgacatgcaataaatgaatatgaatagcaCTAATTAACGAATGGACCTTAAAGTTGGGAAGGGTCCCCAGGGGACATTTCCGTGAATAATTCAATATTTGCCTTGCTTTTGATTCTTTTGAAAGAATGCGAATTTTTCGCTTTATCACCTCTATAATACATATAAAGTTTTTATTCTTAAGTTTTacttagcatagaataaagaataaatactacgtatagaacggtccttctccgccccgcaccaatacgtaCGGCGCCGACCTcgccccctctgagtcttactttagtcttaaacggCTGTAAAACGCTAAGGAGTAACAGGAAGAGAGCGGACTGCGTTTTTATGGAGTGTCCACAGAGTCAAATTGATGGAGATGCCTAAGGAACCGTGGaataacgcttgactctcatcatgaagtcgcagattcgaacccaacacaggcctaaaccattgattttcgatttgttttcgaattcatatttgaatcataatgcgctcagatttgaaggaaaacattctgaggaaacccacattcccgagaaatgtgtttcggatgtatgtgacctaaaattattgggctggttttccccaagcggattgaaaggtcagacatgcagtcgctacagtaaaaaaactggacctgtcaaatcttcatgttaggtcaGCAGAACCTGTGGAAACGGGATACCGCTGGGAGATGACGGAGATGCCTAACTTCGTTTATTTCTCCAGGTATTTACATCTCGAACCTGAACGAGTCCTGTATCAGGTGTCTGTGCCACATATCTGGCTGCGACACCGGCCACGGCTGCTCTGAAGGATACTGCGGGCCCTTCTACATTTCCCGGGTCTACTGGGCCGACGCTGGCAAGCCTACCCTGCCTGAAGATGACCCTAACAGGGAGAAATGTAAGTATGATAGTCTGTCTACATACATATCTACTAAATGGTGTtagccttcttctatcgtgtggattgtgaagtggtTTACCAACCACGTCAATCCCGGTGTCaggggttattactgagccgccataggcccctgacatgactcatgtaacgattttacatcagtaagtaagaaccgggaccaacggcttaacgtgccttctgaagcacggatcatcttagtttttggacaatcaggtgatcagactgtaatgtcctagccaaactagttTTTAgttaaattgcttcgatgtggcctttttaacccccctgctttTTTGTACTCATCGAGGTGGTATAATTTTTACATTCTTGGTACTTATTAACTTGATGTTTGTCATTCTGTTCCAGCATTCGAGGACTGCGCTAGGAACTATCATTGTTCGATAAAAATCGTTACAAGCTACCTCGCAAAATTCGGAAAAGTAAGTTTGCCAACCATCCTGCGCTTTGCATCAaggttacttattgtagatttgccgcagatggcattcactcATTGGCcagacaaacggggagcgctgagggctctcacccgctacaaAATGTAACGGGGcctaaccatggtaaccactaTCTCGAACGAGTTGATAGGGAGTAActatggtaaccacgatctagAGCTAATCTAACAGCGCCGATTTTCCaaatcacaaagtattttttgtgatatgtccccgccgggaatcaaacccgggacctccggatcgtgagcccaacgctcaaccactggaccacggaggtcataaCTTACCCTGCTGAACAATTGTTTATTATTCTGCATACTTACCCCAACACATACGTATGGAATAGAACATTCTAGAACTATATTGCCTTACAAACGTATGGAAATTAATAAAGACCGGTATACGTTCCAGGACTGCAATTACGACGGTGTTACGGACTGTTATGACTACATGATGATCAACCACAATGGTGGCGGTGCCTGCCACGCACCCTTACAACAGACAGAGCTTGGCCGCGCCAGGCTCGAACTGTTCCAGCAGTGTCGCTTCTAGAACGTTGTGGAATATTCTAGAACGTTCTACAGCGAAGTATCAAACACTATGGCGGCGATGCATGCCATGCACCCCAGCAGCAGACAGAGTTTGGCCGCGCCAGACTCGAACTGTTCCAGCAGTGTCGCTTCTAGAACGTTGCGGAATATTCTAGAACGTTCTACAGCGAAGTATCAAATACTATGGCGGCGATGCATGCCATGCACCCCAGCAGCAGACAGAGTTTGGCCGCGCCAGGCTCGAACTGTTCCAGCAGTGTCGCTTCTAGAACGTTGCGGAATATTCTAGAACGTTCTACAGCGAAGTATCAAATACTATGGCGGCGATGCATGCCATGCACCCCAGCAGCAGACAGAGTTTGGCCGCGCCAGGCTCGAACTGTTCCAGCAGTGTCGCTTCTAGAACGTTGCGGAATATTCTAGAACGTTCTACAGCGAAGTATCAAACACTATGGCGGCGATATCTGCCAAGCGCCTCAGCAGCAGACAGAGTTTGGCCGCGCCAGACTCGAACTATTTAGAAATAATGGACACGCGAACGTTGTGGGACATTCTAGAACGGCCGTTAAAAACTTGTACTTCGTCTTAGCGGTTTGGTAACTCAAGATCGcattgtagatttttttttacaaagtgtctcataattatgtcatttttgTGTTGCTATTACCTGTAAGCTGGAGTTAAGCCTCCCCTACTTCTATTattgttcaaatcaaatcaatcaatcaaatatacatcattgcacagaactaaatttcaacaatcagacataacacatgaatacagtacaatttgggcggccctattggtctagagcaatttcttccaggcaaccattgtTTCGTTATGAtgcaaagtaagtaagtaagtactttaattgTAGAAAAAAGCCACTCATTGCGTAAATATTTCCTAAACTGTGATATTTGTTTCTCTATTCtaataagtatatataatttattatgttgtttattatttattattactttatactatttttttttgttatatattcTAATTTGTCATAATACTTAATGTTGTTAGTAAATGCATTTAATAGTGAAGTGACTTAAgcttgatattattataaaaatatggaactgatgaaaataataaaaaaatacactaacattttcattaattttccgataggaaattccactcgatatcgactcagaatctctgtctgtattcgttacgatgtcactaacaccctgtattacgtAGTTGGTTACGAGTAACTTaagggtacctacttactaaaatactttttgtaaaattaattaattcctTACATATTTTAgttagtaaaataaaacaaattaacaatacaatttattttatatatttcgacacttttaaacttatttacgtattttattttaaaacttacaATATAGTATCTTAGACTTAATAGAGAATTTCGGCACTTTATGAATTCTTgatacttattctaaataacacaattacttaaatatttacataaaatcaaatttaaaaaataactaagaATAATTTTATGCAGTCTACCTCAATGGCACCTAAAATACACGTCTAAAGCTTTGCTACCCATTCTTTTAGTACACTTTttctatatttaataaaatcttaCGTAATAAtttcctaaaataaaaattaaaaataatattttaaagtttatgcgAAAGTCACGAGGGGTGCGGGTGATTGCCAGTGTTCATTGTCTGTCTCCTCATCCGAATCTTCCGCAAATTCCACctaaaaaatagtaaaacaagtaataaaataaaagtcacatattttcattaaaaagaaGTGAACGCTTTTTACAAATCACTggtaataaatgtcaaaaacattttttgaacGCCATTTaaacagaattaaaaataaataccttttttattttttgatattaaATGTCAATCGCTTAATTTTTCTCGCGATTTTAGCCAGTACCTATTTCAACTTTTTAGCAAGGAGATTTCATTGTTAGCTAAGTACTAaaaatgaaaactattttttacaaactttaatttacttaaataaaaataagtatttttagttCTTACCCAGGGGTTTGTGCGTTTTCCAGTTGACTGCAGTGAGCTGCCTTGAGACTGCCATGCCTGTAAACACCATAACTTTATTATAACTgactaaaatcactttatgatcccttgtttggttaggacattacaggctgatcacctgattgtccgaaagtaagacgatccgtgcttcggaaggcacgttaagccgttggtcccagttattacttactgatgtaagtacgtagtcgttacatgagtcatgtcagtggcctttggcggctcaatagtagttaccctgtcagggttaccagggtcgatgaggttggtaatccacctcaaaacccacacgatagaagactgagTAGTTAAACTAACTCATACGTGTAATAAATAGGAAATAAGAGGTAAGTAAGAAGTATGAGGCAATATGACAGCCAACATGTCTACGATTGGGAAGGGTTGCCTACCGAGAGTGGCAGCTTtatctatcttttttttatgatgataGGCAAGCATTTAACTATAATTCCACCAGATTCATGATGGTAGTAAGTAGTAGTCAtgcttcttcttatatcgtgtgggttgtgaggtgaattaccaacctcatcaaccctggtgtcagggttaattattgagccgccaaaggcccctgatattggtcatgtaacgactacttacttacatcagtaagtagtaaccgggaccaacggcttaacgtgccttccgaagcacggatcgtcttactttcggacaatcaggtgatcagcctgtaaggtcctaaccaaactagggatcacaaagtgatttttgttatatgtccccaccgggattcgaacccgagacctccggatcgtgagcccaacgctccaccactggaccacggaggccgtttttttATGATGATAGACAAGCATTTAACCATAATCCCACCTGATGGTAGTAGTAGTCACGCTATGGTCGTAGAACGTACTAGAACGTGTCTATTCACTCTTGGCTTGAAGAGACCCAGAAGTTAAATTTTTCGGGAAACCAATTCGCAGCTCTGCCTGAACCGATAGACGACTCTACGTAGTATTGTATAAGTTAGCTGATATTATAAAGGCCTTAAttgttaaccttttttttaacgtgacttagaATTGTTCAGAAAGCTCTgggagatgtgggtacttagttcatcttgcgatggtgttcctctgactaccccaattaggatatagtcgtgagcttattgtCTGTTAGAATTGTTGATGTATATGGCACTCATTGCACTAAATACTTGTTAACATTGTAATAAATACGTAAAACTGAAAGACATACCTGATAAGCATCATTGAAGGCATGCGCGAGCGACAGCGCAAGCGCGCGCGCCTGTTTTCTCCGCGCACAAACGAACACATGCGCAACGTGCGACTCTGCCGCGCCTGCGcccttgccctccaccaccgcGAAAACGCGCGCGTTCGCCGCGTCCGCCGAGCAGTACGAGATTCTGAAAAAAGATTCGGTGTAATTATCATCGAAGCGGTGTAACAATTTGtctgcttctatcgtgtggccaATAGTAgtaagaataaggaataatactaatacataatggaacggcaactctccgctccccaacaGCGGccgagttaggtttacctcacccccttggtcttactttagtcgtcaatcgtatgggcgtctaaggactcatgtaacgactacgtacttacatcagtcagtagtaaccgggaccaacggcttaactgccttccgaagcacgcgtCAGCTCATTTACGGAcattcgggtgatcagtctgtaacgtcctaaccactGAGGAGACCGTTAACTACTTTAACCACTTGTAAAAATCTTGTAACGCCGCATTCAGGTACGGTCTGCCGCAAAACAAACGTATGACAATGTTCCTGAGCGTTCACCGAGAAGCGTTTTTGCAGGCGTTTGAATTATAGCGTCACGAATGGCGGCTGCGTCTCGGCGGGCTGTTACTGAAATGCGCGCGCAGTTTGATGCGCCGCTGGACGAGCAGCTAGAGGCGCCTATTGACGCGCCGCCTCTCCATGAACGGAGAAAATGCCCCGCGCACTGCGCCGCGTGACGCCCCGCGTGTCCTTGAACGCGGCCTAAGTAATCATAGTTTTTCTGACACCAAGCACAGTGCTTACGGTCATCGACCTATGAGATGATATAAGACTGACAGTAGATcaggaggttaaaatggccacatcgaagcaattcatctaaaaaagcttcttattgatatttgtttgcattgcgtacttacttttatatgcgcaaatgtcaaattgcaatattattgctttttagatgaattgcttcgatgtggccattttaaccccccagaatatTAAGTTTGTTGTTTTCGTTAATAAAACAGACTCTATCAGAATGAAGAATAACTATTTTACATGTCGATATTCATATTGATGTCCTTTATAACTACGTATTATAGATGATtaaatgttatgggcgataggctgatcccttgtcatcaTAAGCACACCCAGGACACTTCATGCAAACAACCTCATTCAttttacacacacaccacacattgTGTGTGATATCtgaccatacgattcaagtctaaactatgttggaggggggtgaagtaaacctagctcagccgctggtggggagcggagagttgccgttctatacgtagttttattccttattctatgccataagGTTCGTCATATCCGCTTATTAGTTGTAGCGCTACCATTCGGGATTACTGGCGTTATATATTCATACAATAAACAGATCAATCAATACACGCGGCAATAAAAGTCGTTTCTGAAAAGATTTCTTTCTATATTCATAAACTTACGGGGTCAAGCGCTCAGCTCGTTCGTTTTATTGGACGgagagtaaataaaaaaagtcataTACTTTTTATCTTAGCTCATATTGTCACATTACAATAATATACGGGATCGGAACTGTCGACAAGTTACTTATAAGTCATTCACTTTCTCGACAGAATAAGTTtgcaattaataaatacgtaagtacttaaataaaatatgatttaaTAGATATAACCTAAGTACTCTGACTGGACGGCGTCGAGATACAAGTTTATCGACATTTTTCGCAGTAGCATAAATAGCGGTTTCtgcatataattataatacataacataacataaacagcctatatacgtcccactgctgggcacaggcctcctctcaatcaaccggaggcggtatggagcgtactccaccacactgctccactgcgggttggcggaaccaacggcttaacgaagaACGGAATcctcttattttttcagacaatcaggtgattgaaacctgtaaagtccttaccaaacaaaggacagtgtcacaaagtgatttcaacaatgtccccatcgggaatcgaacccggacctccagatcgtaagcctaacgctccaatcactagaccacggatgctgttaattattatgacttctcAGTTAAGTTACtcagataccgaccccgccggcgtgatcgacgattttcctctcgcagcgcttatcgctatcaatccactagggtcgattagttctttcaaataAGTCGTTATTATCCTGTTAGACAACGctctgacccgaggttcgcacccaaacGGGCATCCTCAGGCTGtagtcttaaatgttgtaccgggcgacagccctcaccgctccccatttgtccggcgaagtcatcatcatcatcagcccattaacgttcccactgctggggcacgggccttccctatggatggatagggagatcgggccttaaaccaccacgcgggcccagtgcggattggtgattattaacgactgctaatgcaaccgggaccaacggcttaacgtgccttccgaagcacggaggagctcgagatgaaaacttttttttgtggtcacccatcctatgaccggcctttgcgaaagttgctttacttcaacaatcgcagaccgagcgcgtttaccgctgcgccaccgagctcccctgtccggcgaagtagttaatgctatttgcggcaaatctacaatttcAAATTCTTAACATAATTTGGCCGTgttctaggttcaagataaattataaaattctaattacttacgtaagtactaaataaagacagatcttaaactaactaaaaacgttttctatttaacttgtttaagaatttcaatcaagaaaacgtaataataattccgtcattttatcacgtttttctgtgatgtatttttcattttccatagtaattttgtcttttgacgttcagtaaaaagtaactgatttgactagttggagactAGCCTCGACTTTCAAGGAATTCTTACCATACTATACCTCATTAACGTTGGTTTTCTTTACCATAGATTTATATAACGTACCTGTAAATGGATATGCTGAGCACGTTCTCTTGAGACTCGGCATCAGTGACGACCACTCCCTTGGGGCTGATGTCCAGGTTCACTCGCTGCAACTTCTTGGTCAGACCTGGAATTATAATGAGCCATGGTTACTTTTGTCCGGCTGAGTAGTTAATGTCGTCTACAatatttggaggtccgggttcgattcctaaaAGAGACAGTCGAAAATCACATTGTGTTGTCCTTCGTTTggctagaacattacaggctgaatcacctggttgtccgaaaaaagtaagaagcCGTTGGTAGCAGCCCATATgcctccaccaacacgcactggagcagcgtggtggagtatgctccaaacgtCCTCCGGGTCattgagggggggggggggggctgtgcccagcagtgggatgtttaTAGGCCATTtatgtagaggtatactaaATTGATAAAAGTGTATGCCATGGGGCTggtggtccctgttactacttacagtACTTTACGCTCAGTACATactcgttgcatgagccatgtcatcaTCATAGGCATTTACATCTTgatcagatgatttat of Pectinophora gossypiella chromosome 16, ilPecGoss1.1, whole genome shotgun sequence contains these proteins:
- the LOC126373896 gene encoding lysozyme 2-like, which produces MFGLRVVSFLMCLTSVFGIYISNLNESCIRCLCHISGCDTGHGCSEGYCGPFYISRVYWADAGKPTLPEDDPNREKSFEDCARNYHCSIKIVTSYLAKFGKDCNYDGVTDCYDYMMINHNGGGACHAPLQQTELGRARLELFQQCRF
- the LOC126373880 gene encoding low density lipoprotein receptor adapter protein 1-like, which encodes MTTLLRKMWKNYPKHKKLCEEWALAECEGEGWWREAKEPSSQVDVRYAGAAPVERAASAPATALAVRSALHSAKGLTKKLQRVNLDISPKGVVVTDAESQENVLSISIYRISYCSADAANARVFAVVEGKGAGAAESHVAHVFVCARRKQARALALSLAHAFNDAYQAWQSQGSSLQSTGKRTNPWVEFAEDSDEETDNEHWQSPAPLVTFA